Proteins encoded within one genomic window of Setaria italica strain Yugu1 chromosome IV, Setaria_italica_v2.0, whole genome shotgun sequence:
- the LOC101777435 gene encoding exocyst complex component EXO70A1: MAVRSPGTGDLEGPVAEQEELVRRRLETAEEAVGKWGSRGGSDAGGGGVSDSPELAAAVRELISLSSGGGSSGQRAKMALQAAMVHLEDEFHQVLISGTYFLPPDSLQASLHDSIALPDRSFSFSSFPNLEALSISSFTATTDDSRTYCSGFTIDSVSMEKLHLYLIDPEVSILLKEIAELIILAGHATNLCHVYSETRHNTLMQCLCLLGVQSEHAAATAEDGCSMQSDSHKVKLWIQGLKIFFGTVLPEERRACAHIFGCNSMVEKDCFTRATTGCTKQLFVVGSAIAQAKDQDYEKVPLILEMYEELAEHQPSLQDQLFDDANDMISEEASMLLGKLGEAALGLLLDFLSLQLKHDLDEKTALDGNILSLTQFVMGFAKVLAEYNGSLNLILALREKEAEDGTKRTAMSPWEWYVLRLLSHLQLRVVEKSKFYKDERLRYIFLMNNAMYVLEHSHSSVLRMSLRENQTHEKFVLLVEEYATAYLRATWFPALFHLKVTELKEAKELKENFKKFNSALEEISKVQTTWKVPNPQLRQHLRIIILNQAVPAYRSYIGRFHTFIDKYVKYTPDDIENIVLDLFEG; this comes from the exons ATGGCGGTGCGCTCGCCAGGAACCGGTGACCTCGAAGGCCCGGTCGCTGAGCAGGAGGAGCTCGTCCGCCGGAGGTTGGAAACTGCCGAGGAAGCCGTCGGAAAATGGGGATCACGGGGCGGGTCCgacgccgggggcggcggcgtctcCGATTCCCCTGAGCTCGCAGCGGCGGTCAGGGAGCTCATCAGCCTAAGTTCAGGCGGCGGTTCCAGCGGCCAGCGCGCCAAGATGGCCTTACAG GCAGCAATGGTGCATCTTGAAGATGAGTTCCACCAAGTTCTTATTTCAGGCACATATTTTCTCCCCCCTGACAGTCTTCAAGCATCTCTACATGACAGCATTGCCCTTCCTGATCGATCCTTCTCATTCTCATCATTTCCCAACTTGGAGGCTCTCAGCATATCCTCATTCACTGCAACTACTGATGACAGCAGGACATATTGTAGCGGGTTTACTATAGATTCTGTGTCCATGGAAAAGCTACACCTGTATCTCATTGACCCTGAAGTTTCAATCCTGCTAAAGGAGATTGCTGAACTCATTATCCTTGCTGGTCATGCCACAAATCTTTGCCATGTTTATAGTGAAACCCGTCACAACACTCTAATGCAGTGCCTTTGTCTGCTCGGTGTTCAAAGTGAACATGCAGCAGCTACTGCTGAAGATGGATGCAGCATGCAGTCAGATAGTCACAAAGTGAAACTGTGGATCCAAGGACTCAAAATATTTTTTGGCACAGTACTTCCTGAGGAGCGCCGCGCTTGTGCTCATATTTTTGGGTGCAACAGCATGGTTGAAAAGGATTGTTTCACTAGAGCCACCACAGGTTGTACTAAGCAACTGTTTGTGGTTGGAAGTGCAATAGCCCAAGCGAAGGACCAGGACTATGAAAAAGTTCCCTTAATCCTAGAAATGTACGAGGAACTTGCAGAGCATCAACCAAGCCTACAAGACCAGTTGTTTGATGATGCCAACGACATGATCAGTGAGGAGGCCAGCATGCTTCTCGGCAAGCTTGGGGAAGCAGCACTTGGTCTACTGTTGGATTTCTTGAGTTTACAGTTGAAACATGATCTAGATGAAAAAACTGCACTTGACGGAAATATCCTTTCATTGACACAATTTGTCATGGGCTTCGCCAAAGTACTTGCTGAGTACAATGGCTCACTTAATCTTATTTTAGCCCTTCGGGAGAAGGAGGCTGAAGATGGCACAAAGAGAACTGCTATGTCACCCTGGGAATGGTATGTGCTCAGGCTGCTTTCTCATTTGCAGTTGAGGGTCGTGGAGAAATCTAAATTTTACAAGGATGAACGCTTGCGTTACATATTCTTGATGAATAATGCAATGTATGTGCTTGAACACTCACATTCTTCGGTTCTCAGAATGTCCTTGAGGGAGAATCAAACCCATGAAAAGTTCGTCCTACTGGTGGAGGAGTATGCAACAGCTTACCTTCGAGCTACATGGTTTCCAGCTCTCTTTCATTTAAAAGTGACAGAATTAAAAGAAGCGAAAGAATTAAAGGAAAACTTTAAGAAGTTCAACTCGGCATTGGAGGAGATAAGCAAGGTTCAAACGACATGGAAAGTCCCTAACCCTCAACTTAGGCAACACTTGCGGATAATTATATTGAATCAAGCTGTTCCAGCTTATCGTTCGTATATAGGACGTTTCCATACATTTATAGATAAGTACGTAAAGTACACTCCTGATGATATAGAGAATATTGTCCTGGACCTGTTTGAAGGTTAG